A single Halarcobacter anaerophilus DNA region contains:
- a CDS encoding tRNA (5-methylaminomethyl-2-thiouridine)(34)-methyltransferase MnmD codes for MIKHVIPAFNYKKNRKSLKILDICFGLGYNTLSTIYYAKKYFPDIKLEIYSPELDLELVTSLKDFKYPKEFDELSNIIKQLSTKQKYEDENIKIELFIGDAREYIKSLHNIDIVYQDAFSSEVNTELWSVEYFKDIFNCTNNNCIVTTYSIATNVRLSLYEAGFKIYEINPTGKRKQTIAFKSKVEIEAKYIDMELKKQRNKEAKAIFDKVD; via the coding sequence TTGATAAAACACGTTATTCCTGCTTTTAACTACAAAAAAAACAGAAAAAGTCTAAAAATTCTTGATATCTGTTTTGGTTTGGGATATAACACATTAAGCACGATTTACTATGCAAAAAAATATTTTCCCGATATTAAACTTGAAATATATTCCCCGGAGCTTGATTTAGAGCTTGTAACCTCTTTAAAAGATTTTAAATACCCAAAAGAGTTTGATGAATTGTCAAATATAATAAAACAACTTTCAACAAAACAAAAATATGAAGATGAAAATATAAAAATAGAACTTTTTATTGGAGATGCAAGAGAGTATATAAAATCCTTGCACAATATAGATATTGTTTATCAAGATGCTTTTTCAAGTGAAGTAAACACTGAACTTTGGAGCGTAGAATATTTTAAAGATATCTTTAACTGCACAAACAATAATTGCATAGTAACCACCTATTCAATTGCTACAAATGTAAGATTATCTTTATATGAAGCAGGTTTTAAAATCTATGAAATAAACCCGACAGGAAAAAGAAAACAGACAATAGCTTTTAAATCAAAAGTTGAAATTGAAGCAAAATATATAGATATGGAACTAAAGAAACAGAGAAATAAAGAAGCAAAAGCTATTTTTGATAAAGTGGATTGA
- the luxS gene encoding S-ribosylhomocysteine lyase, giving the protein MPLLDSFRVDHTIMPAPAVRVAKTMKSPSGDVITVFDLRFCVPNKAIMSEKGVHTLEHLFAGFIREHLNSDKVEVIDVSPMGCRTGFYMSLLGNPSEQEVADAWKKSMEDVLKVKSQADIPELNLYQCGSYKMHSLDEAKEIAKEVLNHKIGVMSNKELYLSEEKLESLNS; this is encoded by the coding sequence ATGCCATTATTAGACAGCTTTAGAGTAGATCATACAATTATGCCGGCACCTGCCGTAAGAGTTGCAAAAACTATGAAATCACCTTCAGGAGATGTTATTACTGTATTTGATTTAAGATTTTGCGTACCGAATAAAGCAATAATGAGTGAAAAAGGTGTACACACTTTAGAACACTTGTTTGCAGGATTTATAAGAGAACATTTAAACTCTGATAAAGTAGAAGTTATAGATGTATCACCTATGGGATGCAGAACGGGATTTTATATGAGTTTACTTGGAAATCCAAGTGAACAAGAAGTAGCGGATGCTTGGAAAAAATCTATGGAAGATGTATTAAAAGTAAAATCACAAGCAGATATTCCCGAACTAAATCTTTATCAATGCGGTTCATATAAAATGCACTCTTTAGATGAGGCAAAAGAGATAGCAAAAGAGGTTTTAAATCATAAAATAGGTGTTATGTCAAACAAAGAGTTATACCTCTCTGAAGAAAAACTAGAGAGCTTAAACTCATAA
- a CDS encoding EAL domain-containing protein, which translates to MLKNHKDELILLSTILIISIVLISLDSFEYLYNLSRKYEHFQLDEFFVIFIAISICTTFYALKKYFDLKKVKNRLNFCNQRDTLTELKNREEFFKVCETQKKYLILLNIIDFTNFNKHLGFKKADELLKKAALCLRDIVYEEIKEPTYRIYGDEFAFYYDKDNIKEVLESLKSKFEERLFEVDSYKFYMHLNIAYSNTKPKYLTAAEALLAIRKSIEKSISSYNPQKIYCTNSLDMLNIIREALDKNQIIPVYQGIYDNNSQEIYKYETLARIKKDDKLISPFEFINVSKKFKLYHKITHRIIECAFNDFKNSSCEFSINLSYIDIINQNTCNFIFSMLKQNPQIAKRLTIEFLETENIADYNILIEFTKKIKEYGTKVALDDFGAGYSNWNNILKLNPDFIKIDGSIIQNLLGNAENINLIKLIVEFSKMNQIKTIAEFVDSKELANLIKELKIDFSQGFLFAKPNEKAQICL; encoded by the coding sequence ATGTTAAAAAATCATAAAGATGAGTTAATATTATTATCCACAATTCTAATAATCTCTATTGTTTTGATCTCACTTGATAGCTTTGAATATCTTTATAATCTTTCAAGAAAATATGAACATTTTCAACTTGATGAATTTTTCGTTATCTTTATTGCTATTTCTATCTGCACTACGTTTTATGCCCTAAAAAAATATTTTGATTTAAAAAAAGTGAAAAACAGATTAAACTTTTGTAATCAAAGAGATACACTAACCGAACTTAAAAATCGTGAAGAGTTCTTTAAAGTTTGTGAAACCCAAAAAAAGTATCTAATTTTATTAAATATTATTGATTTTACGAACTTTAACAAACATTTGGGATTTAAAAAAGCAGATGAACTGCTTAAAAAAGCGGCTTTATGCTTAAGAGATATTGTTTATGAAGAGATAAAAGAACCCACATATAGAATTTACGGAGATGAATTTGCTTTTTACTACGATAAAGATAATATAAAAGAGGTTTTAGAATCCCTTAAATCAAAGTTTGAAGAGAGACTTTTTGAAGTAGACTCTTATAAATTTTATATGCATTTAAATATTGCTTATTCTAATACCAAACCGAAATATTTAACTGCAGCAGAAGCTCTTCTTGCAATAAGAAAATCTATTGAAAAAAGTATAAGTTCGTATAATCCTCAAAAAATTTATTGTACAAACTCTTTGGATATGTTAAATATTATTAGAGAAGCATTGGACAAAAATCAAATTATCCCCGTATATCAAGGTATTTACGATAACAACTCTCAAGAAATATATAAATACGAAACTTTGGCTAGGATAAAAAAAGATGATAAACTTATCTCACCTTTTGAATTTATAAATGTTTCAAAAAAATTTAAACTTTATCATAAAATAACCCATAGAATAATCGAATGTGCTTTTAATGATTTTAAAAACTCCTCTTGCGAATTTTCAATCAACCTCTCATATATCGATATTATCAATCAAAATACCTGCAATTTTATCTTTTCAATGTTAAAACAAAATCCCCAAATTGCAAAAAGATTAACAATAGAGTTTTTAGAAACAGAAAATATTGCCGATTATAATATTTTGATTGAGTTTACAAAAAAAATAAAAGAGTATGGAACCAAAGTTGCTCTCGATGATTTTGGAGCAGGATATTCAAATTGGAATAATATTCTAAAATTAAACCCAGATTTTATAAAAATTGACGGAAGCATTATTCAAAATCTTTTAGGAAATGCCGAAAATATCAATTTAATAAAACTAATAGTAGAATTTTCTAAAATGAACCAGATAAAAACTATTGCCGAATTTGTAGATTCTAAAGAGCTTGCAAATCTTATAAAAGAGCTTAAAATCGACTTTTCTCAAGGTTTCTTATTTGCAAAACCTAATGAAAAAGCTCAAATATGCCTTTAA
- a CDS encoding thiamine pyrophosphate-dependent enzyme: protein MSNQKVIKNLKTFSTAAERFEGSHVLCPGCAHSIIVREVLNATNDNLVVGASTGCLEVCTAIYPHTSWDCSWIHIGFENGSTAIAGAEAMNKALRKKGRISPDTPEPKFVAFGGDGATYDIGFQWISGCFERGHDMMYVCLDNEVYANTGGQRSSSTPIGASTTTAPAGSTSYGEKRNKKDMLQIMAAHGSPYVAQVAPNKWKDMVKKIQKGFATKGPVFINAMSACTTEWKFQPHETIEASDLAVDSLVFPLYEIVDGTELNITYRPKNIVPVRDYLAFQPRFKHLFKPENEYLIDEWQKRVDKYWEYLQRREEARV from the coding sequence ATGAGTAATCAAAAAGTAATCAAAAACTTAAAAACGTTTTCAACTGCGGCTGAAAGATTTGAGGGTTCTCACGTTTTATGTCCGGGATGTGCCCACTCAATCATTGTAAGAGAAGTTTTAAATGCAACAAACGACAACTTAGTAGTTGGAGCTTCAACAGGTTGTTTAGAAGTTTGTACAGCTATATATCCTCATACTTCTTGGGACTGTTCTTGGATTCATATCGGATTTGAAAACGGTTCAACTGCGATTGCAGGAGCTGAAGCTATGAATAAAGCTTTAAGAAAAAAAGGAAGAATCAGTCCGGATACTCCGGAACCTAAATTCGTTGCATTCGGTGGAGACGGTGCTACTTATGATATCGGTTTCCAATGGATTTCAGGATGTTTTGAAAGAGGTCACGATATGATGTATGTTTGTTTAGACAATGAAGTTTATGCAAACACAGGAGGGCAAAGATCTTCTTCTACACCAATTGGAGCTTCAACTACAACTGCACCTGCCGGTTCTACATCTTACGGTGAAAAAAGAAACAAAAAAGATATGCTTCAAATTATGGCAGCTCACGGTTCTCCTTATGTTGCACAAGTTGCTCCGAATAAATGGAAAGATATGGTTAAAAAAATCCAAAAAGGGTTTGCTACAAAAGGACCTGTATTTATTAATGCAATGTCTGCATGTACGACAGAATGGAAATTTCAACCTCATGAAACAATTGAAGCTTCAGATTTAGCTGTTGATTCACTTGTATTTCCACTTTATGAAATCGTTGACGGAACTGAACTAAATATTACATACAGACCTAAAAATATTGTACCTGTAAGAGATTATTTAGCATTCCAACCAAGATTTAAACACCTGTTTAAACCTGAAAACGAATATTTAATCGACGAATGGCAAAAAAGAGTTGATAAATATTGGGAGTACTTACAAAGAAGAGAAGAAGCAAGAGTTTAA
- a CDS encoding 2-oxoacid:ferredoxin oxidoreductase subunit alpha gives MNSKQMELNEVEVWDGNTCNAQALRQASVDVVAAYPITPSTNTVENYATFHANGYVDGEFIMVESEHAAMSACVGAAAAGGRVATATSSQGCALMVEVLYQCSGMRLPAVLCLVNRALAAPLNVNGDHSDMYLTRDAGWIQLDSFNAQNAYDLTLMAFKIGEHMDVRLPVISNQDGFLTSHTAQTVRPLKDEVAYNFIGDYVPVNAMLDFSKPVTHGVQTEHDWHFEHKAKQHAALQAAFPVVEEVFKEFKELTGREYNIVETHNLEGADVAIICLGTTYETATIAADELKEEGIKAAVVSPRLFRPFPLTQLAQKLQNVKAIACMDRSAPGGTVGALYNEVAGALINTEARPVMRNLIYGLGGRDITVHELKDIFRDLAKDAENGKITGKIQRLHGVRGPELSFYEL, from the coding sequence ATGAATAGCAAACAAATGGAACTAAATGAAGTAGAAGTTTGGGACGGTAATACCTGTAATGCACAAGCATTAAGACAAGCTAGTGTTGATGTTGTTGCGGCATACCCTATTACTCCATCTACAAATACTGTTGAAAACTATGCGACTTTCCATGCAAACGGTTATGTTGACGGTGAGTTTATAATGGTTGAATCTGAACATGCTGCAATGTCTGCCTGTGTGGGTGCAGCGGCGGCTGGAGGAAGAGTTGCGACTGCTACGTCATCTCAAGGTTGTGCCCTTATGGTTGAAGTTCTTTACCAATGTTCGGGGATGAGACTTCCTGCTGTATTATGCCTTGTGAATAGAGCTTTAGCTGCACCTTTAAATGTAAACGGTGACCACTCTGATATGTATCTTACAAGAGATGCAGGATGGATTCAACTAGATTCATTTAATGCACAAAATGCTTATGACTTAACATTAATGGCATTTAAAATCGGTGAACATATGGATGTTAGACTTCCTGTTATTTCAAATCAAGACGGATTTTTAACTTCACATACGGCACAAACAGTAAGACCTCTTAAAGATGAAGTTGCTTATAACTTTATAGGAGATTATGTACCCGTAAATGCTATGTTGGATTTTTCAAAACCCGTAACTCACGGGGTTCAAACAGAACATGACTGGCATTTTGAGCATAAAGCAAAACAACATGCTGCACTTCAAGCTGCATTTCCTGTAGTTGAAGAGGTATTTAAAGAGTTCAAAGAGTTAACAGGTAGAGAATATAATATCGTAGAGACTCATAATCTTGAAGGTGCAGATGTTGCTATTATCTGTTTAGGTACAACATATGAAACTGCAACAATTGCGGCAGATGAACTAAAAGAAGAAGGTATAAAAGCAGCAGTAGTATCTCCAAGACTTTTTAGACCCTTTCCTTTAACACAATTAGCTCAAAAATTACAAAACGTAAAAGCTATTGCATGTATGGATAGATCAGCTCCAGGAGGAACAGTAGGTGCTTTATATAATGAAGTTGCAGGAGCATTGATTAATACGGAAGCAAGACCTGTAATGAGAAACTTAATTTACGGATTAGGCGGTAGAGATATAACTGTACATGAGTTAAAAGATATTTTTAGAGATTTGGCAAAAGATGCTGAAAATGGAAAAATAACTGGAAAAATCCAAAGACTTCACGGAGTTAGAGGACCAGAATTAAGCTTTTATGAGCTGTAA
- a CDS encoding 4Fe-4S binding protein has translation MSKSIKDMGWDELVPGAALYSFDSNVDYLMAETQPEDRTYCETNSKNAYVGDWRVIKPVWNSELCIDCQNCWVFCPDTAIISREKEMKGVDYDHCKGCGICVQVCPTNPKSLLMFNETEKNEDALTKWPEKKKKGEE, from the coding sequence ATGAGTAAATCAATTAAAGATATGGGATGGGACGAATTAGTTCCGGGAGCTGCATTATACTCTTTTGATTCGAATGTTGATTATCTTATGGCTGAAACACAACCTGAAGATAGAACTTATTGCGAAACAAACTCTAAAAATGCATATGTTGGAGATTGGAGAGTAATTAAACCGGTATGGAACAGTGAACTATGTATCGACTGTCAAAACTGCTGGGTTTTCTGTCCGGATACAGCAATTATCTCAAGAGAGAAAGAGATGAAAGGTGTAGATTACGATCACTGTAAAGGATGCGGAATCTGTGTTCAAGTATGTCCTACAAATCCAAAATCACTATTAATGTTTAATGAAACTGAAAAAAACGAAGATGCACTTACAAAGTGGCCTGAGAAGAAAAAAAAGGGTGAAGAATAA
- a CDS encoding pyruvate flavodoxin oxidoreductase subunit gamma encodes MLEIRWHSRAGQGAVTGAKGLGSVVAETGKEVQAFAFYGSAKRGASMTAYNRIDDKQIINHEKFMHPNYVFILDPALAFTDDFTAHETEQTQYIITTHLTKDELIQLVPALQGREDRTYILDCLKISQETIGRPIPNTPMLGAFMKISGMFELEYFQNAMRKVLKKLPPKVIDANMIAIKRAYDEVH; translated from the coding sequence ATGCTAGAAATTAGATGGCACAGCCGTGCTGGTCAAGGTGCCGTAACAGGTGCTAAAGGGCTAGGTTCAGTTGTTGCTGAGACGGGGAAGGAAGTGCAAGCTTTTGCATTCTACGGTTCTGCAAAAAGAGGTGCATCAATGACTGCATATAATAGAATAGATGATAAACAAATCATAAATCATGAAAAGTTTATGCATCCAAATTATGTATTTATTCTTGACCCGGCATTAGCATTTACTGATGATTTTACAGCACATGAAACAGAGCAAACACAATATATCATTACAACTCACTTGACAAAAGATGAGTTGATACAATTAGTCCCTGCACTGCAAGGAAGAGAAGATAGAACTTATATTTTAGACTGTCTAAAAATCTCTCAAGAGACTATAGGAAGACCGATTCCTAATACTCCAATGTTAGGTGCATTTATGAAAATCAGCGGAATGTTTGAACTTGAATATTTTCAAAATGCAATGAGAAAAGTACTAAAAAAATTGCCTCCAAAAGTAATCGATGCAAACATGATTGCTATAAAAAGAGCATATGACGAAGTACACTAA
- the nifJ gene encoding pyruvate:ferredoxin (flavodoxin) oxidoreductase has translation MSKKFATMDGNEAASYVSYAFTEVAGVYPITPSSQMGDNVEKWATQGKKNLFGSTVKVIEMQSEAGAAGTFHGSLQAGALTTTFTASQGLLLKIPNMYKVAGQLLPGVIHVAARSLATHALSIFGDHQDVMSTRATGFAMMSTSSVQEVMDLGGVAHLSAIKGRVPFLHFFDGFRTSHEINKVEVMPYEVFDRLIDYDAVQRFRDTSLNPESPVTRGTAQNDDIYFQGREAANKYYEALPDIVNNYMKEISKVTGRDYAPFTFYGDPEATDIIVAMGSVNETIRETVDFLRKTEGRKVGLLIVHLFRPFSTKYFMDALPDSVERICVIDRTKEAGSLGEPLFLDVKAVFYEQEKKPLIIGGRYGLSSKDVPPNQIIALFDNLASQNPKNHFTVGINDDVTFTSIDVKESISVVEDVSECLFYGLGADGTVGANKNSVKIIGDKTDLYAQAYFAYDSKKSGGYTRSHLRFSKNPIRSTYLVNSPKFIACSKEIYLEQYEVIDRIKQGGTFLLNSIYSVEEIANKIPDRVKKIIADKEVKFYIINATKIARDIGLGTRTNTIMQAAFFKLADIIPYEEAKTYMKEYAEKAYGNKGEEIVKMNYLAIDSGEEGLVEVPVDSAWSNLEGGELVVKSQYHGSEYVEKFAKVVNAAKGDELPVSSIVNLGMECGTFENGSTKYEKRAIATMVPQWNEDTCIQCNQCAFECPHAVIRPFLMDEEEFGSAPEGVKTHSLDAKAKGTKDQGLKYKIQVSIMDCTGCNVCVDICPTKEKSLKMVPYEVEDENKEQENADYLFNDVTYKDYLVKKDTVQGSQFAQPLFEFHSACPGCGETPYITLATQLFGDRMMVSNATGCSSIYSASAPSTPFTKNAKGEGPAWANSLFEDAAEFGYGMHAANETIRNRMGNIMQETMEKVTNPLKGLYKEWLENRSNGVKTQEIRDKLVPQLEQNQDLPGVKELLSLKKYIVRKSQWIIGGDGWAYDIGYGGLDHVLSTGENVNMLVVDTEVYSNTGGQSSKAARTGSIADFTNDGKPNKNKDLGYISMTYGNIFVAQINSRANQKHAVQAMKEAEEYDGPSLIIAYSPCIAHGIQGGLMKSVEQGKLATDCGYWPIYTFDPRKIDQGQNPIKISGKKPDWEKYDEFLMKETRYRSIKKINPEHADFLLEQNKKDAQYRFRQLKRMAAADYSDEIEE, from the coding sequence ATGTCAAAAAAATTTGCTACAATGGACGGTAATGAGGCAGCTTCATATGTATCATACGCTTTTACGGAAGTTGCCGGTGTTTATCCTATTACGCCCTCATCACAAATGGGTGATAATGTAGAAAAATGGGCAACTCAAGGTAAAAAAAATCTTTTCGGTTCTACAGTAAAAGTTATAGAAATGCAAAGTGAAGCAGGTGCTGCGGGAACTTTTCACGGTTCACTTCAAGCAGGTGCTTTAACAACTACTTTTACCGCCTCTCAAGGTCTACTTCTTAAAATTCCTAATATGTATAAAGTTGCAGGACAGTTATTACCGGGTGTTATTCATGTGGCAGCTCGTTCTTTGGCAACTCACGCTTTATCGATTTTCGGAGACCACCAAGATGTAATGAGTACGAGAGCTACGGGTTTTGCAATGATGTCAACATCTTCGGTTCAAGAAGTTATGGACTTAGGCGGGGTTGCGCATCTATCTGCAATAAAAGGAAGAGTCCCTTTTTTACACTTCTTTGACGGATTTAGAACATCTCATGAAATAAATAAAGTTGAAGTGATGCCTTATGAAGTTTTTGACAGATTAATCGATTATGATGCAGTACAAAGATTCAGAGATACTTCACTTAATCCGGAATCTCCCGTAACAAGAGGTACCGCACAAAACGATGATATCTACTTCCAAGGAAGAGAAGCTGCAAATAAATATTATGAAGCTTTACCTGATATCGTAAATAATTATATGAAAGAGATTTCAAAAGTAACAGGAAGAGATTATGCTCCTTTTACTTTTTACGGAGATCCAGAAGCTACAGATATAATTGTAGCAATGGGTTCGGTAAATGAAACTATCAGAGAAACCGTTGATTTCCTAAGAAAAACTGAAGGAAGAAAAGTAGGATTACTAATCGTACATCTATTTAGACCTTTTAGTACAAAATATTTTATGGATGCACTTCCTGATTCTGTAGAGAGAATTTGTGTAATTGACAGAACAAAAGAAGCGGGAAGTTTAGGAGAACCGTTATTTTTAGATGTAAAAGCAGTATTCTATGAACAAGAGAAAAAACCTCTTATTATAGGTGGAAGATACGGTTTATCATCAAAAGATGTTCCGCCTAACCAAATTATTGCTTTATTTGATAACCTAGCAAGCCAAAATCCAAAAAATCACTTTACGGTAGGTATTAATGATGATGTAACTTTTACTTCTATAGATGTAAAAGAGAGTATTTCCGTTGTTGAAGATGTAAGTGAATGTTTATTTTACGGACTTGGAGCAGACGGTACTGTAGGAGCTAATAAAAACTCCGTAAAAATTATAGGGGATAAAACAGATCTTTATGCTCAAGCATATTTTGCATACGACTCTAAAAAAAGCGGCGGTTATACGAGATCTCACCTAAGATTTAGCAAAAATCCTATTAGATCTACATATTTGGTAAATTCACCTAAATTTATTGCATGTTCAAAAGAGATATATTTAGAGCAGTATGAAGTAATAGACAGAATTAAACAAGGAGGAACTTTTTTACTTAACTCAATCTATTCAGTAGAAGAGATAGCAAATAAAATTCCTGATAGAGTTAAAAAAATTATTGCAGATAAAGAAGTTAAATTTTATATCATCAATGCAACTAAAATTGCAAGAGATATAGGTTTAGGAACAAGAACAAATACTATTATGCAAGCAGCTTTCTTTAAACTTGCGGATATTATCCCTTATGAAGAAGCTAAAACATATATGAAAGAGTATGCAGAAAAAGCTTACGGTAACAAAGGTGAAGAGATAGTAAAAATGAACTACCTTGCTATTGATTCGGGAGAAGAAGGACTTGTTGAAGTTCCTGTTGATTCTGCATGGTCAAACTTAGAAGGCGGAGAATTAGTAGTTAAATCTCAATACCACGGAAGTGAATATGTAGAAAAATTTGCAAAAGTAGTAAATGCCGCAAAAGGTGATGAACTTCCCGTATCCTCAATCGTAAATCTCGGAATGGAGTGCGGAACTTTTGAAAACGGTTCTACAAAATATGAAAAAAGAGCTATCGCAACTATGGTTCCTCAATGGAACGAAGATACCTGTATTCAATGTAACCAATGTGCATTTGAGTGTCCGCATGCAGTTATCAGACCGTTTTTAATGGATGAAGAAGAGTTTGGAAGTGCCCCTGAAGGCGTAAAAACACACTCTCTGGATGCAAAAGCAAAAGGAACAAAAGATCAAGGTTTAAAATATAAAATCCAAGTCTCTATTATGGATTGTACTGGATGTAATGTTTGTGTTGATATTTGTCCTACAAAAGAGAAATCTCTTAAAATGGTTCCATATGAAGTTGAAGATGAAAATAAAGAACAGGAAAATGCCGATTATCTATTTAATGATGTAACATATAAAGACTACTTGGTTAAAAAAGATACGGTACAAGGTTCGCAATTTGCTCAACCTCTGTTTGAATTCCACTCAGCTTGTCCCGGATGCGGTGAAACTCCGTATATTACTCTTGCTACTCAACTCTTCGGTGATAGAATGATGGTTTCAAATGCTACAGGATGTTCATCTATTTATTCAGCTTCAGCACCTTCAACACCGTTTACAAAGAATGCAAAAGGTGAAGGTCCAGCATGGGCAAATTCACTGTTTGAAGATGCGGCAGAGTTTGGATACGGTATGCATGCTGCAAATGAGACTATCAGAAACAGAATGGGCAATATCATGCAAGAGACTATGGAAAAAGTAACTAATCCTTTAAAAGGTCTTTATAAAGAGTGGTTGGAAAATAGAAGTAATGGAGTTAAAACTCAAGAAATCAGAGATAAACTTGTTCCTCAATTAGAACAAAATCAAGATTTGCCTGGAGTAAAAGAGTTATTAAGTCTTAAAAAATACATTGTAAGAAAATCTCAATGGATAATCGGTGGTGACGGTTGGGCATATGATATCGGATATGGAGGACTTGACCATGTTCTCTCAACAGGAGAGAATGTAAATATGCTGGTTGTTGATACTGAAGTTTACTCAAATACGGGAGGCCAATCTTCAAAAGCGGCAAGAACAGGTTCTATTGCAGACTTTACAAATGACGGGAAACCGAATAAAAACAAAGACTTAGGATATATCTCTATGACCTACGGAAATATCTTTGTTGCACAAATTAACTCAAGAGCAAATCAAAAACATGCGGTACAAGCTATGAAAGAAGCTGAAGAGTATGACGGACCTTCATTGATTATTGCGTACTCTCCTTGTATTGCTCACGGAATCCAAGGTGGACTTATGAAATCGGTAGAACAAGGTAAACTTGCAACTGATTGCGGATATTGGCCTATTTATACTTTTGATCCGAGAAAAATTGATCAAGGACAAAATCCAATCAAAATCTCAGGGAAAAAACCCGACTGGGAAAAATATGATGAGTTCTTAATGAAAGAGACAAGATATAGATCAATTAAAAAAATAAATCCCGAACATGCAGACTTTTTACTAGAACAAAATAAAAAAGATGCTCAGTACAGATTTAGACAATTAAAGAGAATGGCAGCAGCTGATTACTCTGATGAAATAGAAGAATAA